The genomic segment CGATATTACTGGCGCGAAGCTCCCCCCTGCGGATAAGCCTGCGAACCACTTCTACCTGAATTCCTAAAACAGCAGCTACGTCTTTCACGGTCAGCGTTGTAGTTACACTCATGCTCTCTCTCCTATGCTGAAGCTGCGAACCGCCCCGCGTAAATGTTCATTCCTGAATGAAA from the Halodesulfovibrio sp. genome contains:
- a CDS encoding helix-turn-helix domain-containing protein, coding for MSVTTTLTVKDVAAVLGIQVEVVRRLIRRGELRASNIGTAAKPMYRIRQAALEKFLDEREVLGVEG